The genomic interval TTGTTGTCCGCGAAGAATTTCAGCATCGCCAGCACTTACATCAATAGCCTTTAAGTCAAATCCAGCTGTTGTAGCAATTCCGATTCCAGCAGAAATGGCTGTAGTAAGTAAAAGTGTTCCAATTACAAGACCACTGATTTTCCCAAGATTAGCTGATTTTTCAAGCTTTGTGAATGCTGCAATAATCGAAATAAAAACTAGCGGCATAACAATCATTTGCAATAACTTTACATATCCGCTTCCGACTAAACCAAACCAATCATTTGTAGTTGTGATTACTTCAGAAGTAGGAGCATAAATCAATTGTAGGATAGCCCCGAATAAAACCCCAAGTCCTAATCCTGTAAACACACGTTTGGAAAAGGAAATATGTTTCTTTTGCATGTAGAAAAGAACGCTAAGCAAAATAAGTAAGATAACAATGTTTAAAATAACAAAAAAATTCAATGGGATGTCCTCCTTTAATGTTTTTAATTCCAATAGGTTAAATAGGGATTAAATAAATTCTTTAAAATGTTACCATCATTTATTGAGTTTGTAAACATTAATTTAAAAATCAAGGGGACATTTTTTTAGAAAAAAGCAATTCTAGTCAAAAGCATGATGAAATAAAGGAATACTAGTATGTTGCTACATGTTTTTCTGCTAAAATAAATAGTAAAATAAGCCTTATGGGGGAATAGCATGTTTACAATTGATTACCATTCTCCAATTGGAGTAATCGAGATTAGTGGGACGGAAAAGGCTGTTCACTCTATTTTGTTTTCGGAAAAAGAACTAGCAGAAAATGTAGTTGATGGGTATACACCAAATGTATTAGTCACCTGCTGCGAGCAATTAGATGCCTATTTTAAGGGGATACGACGTGATTTCTCTTTTCCAATGGAATTAGGGGGTACTCCTTTTCAAAAACAAGTTTGGAATGCGTTAACGACTATTCCTTATGCGGCTACTGGATCCTATAAAGATATTGCCTACAACATTGGGAATGAAAAAGCAGTGCGAGCAGTTGGAAGTGCAAATGGCAAAAATAAGCTATGTATTGTCATTCCATGTCATCGAATTATTGGTGCAAATGGAACATTAACTGGATATGCAGGTGGCTTATGGAGAAAAGAATGGCTGCTTAGTCATGAGCAGAAATTTGGCCAAACTATCCAATAAGGAAAAAGCAAGAAGCAGAAAAATCCTCTTTTTAGAAAATTTTTCTGCTTCTTTTTAGAACTGTAAAAAGCTCTATAAGAGTACCAGCTCCACCTACGCTGAGTACGATGATAACCACTGATGTTATCCAACCTAATTAGTATTATATTTGAAAACGATTACAAAATCAAATATTGTGAATCAGTGAGCGGATTTGTCCGAATATTATTATTAATTAGGATAATATTACCATATGATATAAGGAGAACAATCAAGCTTTTTTTAAGATTATTAGCATAAATAAAAGGGAATAGAAAATCCTATAGAAAAAAGGGAGGTACCTTATATGGAAGAGCAAAAAGGATCAAAGCTACCCAATTTTGATGCCTTAACAGATAGAGTTATTGCTGAAGATTCAGATGTACCTAGTGTATCAATTAAAACAAATGTTGATCCTAAAAATGTATTGGAAGATAATCCGTATTTTGATAATACGAAAACATACAGCGAAGAAGAATTGGCGAAGTTAAAGAAATTTTTTGGAGGATAGGAACAAATTTCTCCATCGAGGAATAATAGTGATTAATAAAACGAAGCTCTTTATGTAGATATTCCTGAACCTGTTTGTACATAACAAGTCAGCTACAAAGGAGTTTTTTTGCTTGTTATGAATCGAATCAAACAAAAGCTACTTTTCTTGCTTTTTTGTATAGAAAGTGATTAAATGTATATACTTGTTTTTTATACTATACGGTATAAAAAAGAGTTAGAATTGTGGATGATTGTCCTTTTGAGGAGTAATTTATCTGCTGTTAGATCATTAAAATAAAGTAATATTTTTTGATTTCTTTTAAGTGTGAACTATTAATAAAATCATCGTTTATATAGAGTTAATGGAGAAATGGGAAAGGAGGAGATGAAAGATGGGGATTGTAGTAGTAGAAATATGTGACGGAAGTTTGATTACGGAAATAGATTTAGAAAAAATTATAGAATCAAAATATCCAGAAGTTGCAGTGATTGAAAGCAGCTGTCTTTCATTTTGTGGGATGTGTGCAAAGCGACCTTATGCCATTGTGAATGGAAAAAGAATTTTTGCGAAAACCACAGAAGAATGTCTCCGATTAATTATGAAGCAAATTGAAGTGGAACTAGCTATTTTTGCATAAGTTATTTTTTAAAAAGGGAAGTCTTTAAGTAAATACTTAAGGCTTCCCTTTTCTATTGTACCAGTTCTCATTTTATTAAGAGACAAACTTCACTAAAAATTTACAGTAATTATCTCCTTCTGTACGACAGCATGTTCTGTTAACTGTATTTGTTCCTAGAACGTTTTTAAGCATTTCTGTTTCACATCGACAGGCAACTTTAAACTCCTTAGCTACTTCTAAGATAGGACAATTATATTCGGTTATTTCAAACGTTTGGTCGTCCACTTTTGCTAGATCAGCCATATATCCTTTTTCGTTTTGAATCTCAACCATTTCCTTCATTTTCTCAGAAGGGTTCTTGTCACTCATGCGAGATATATATTCTTTTGTCAGACGTTCTTCCCGTTTATTAAATAACTGCTGAACCGAGTCGTCGCCATAAAGCTCTTTTACATCATGCAATAAATCAATACTAATTCCTTCATAGCTTTTCGGAAAAAAATGTTCTGCTTTTTCCGCCAGCGTAAAGCTTTGAATAGGTCTTCCCATTGGCTGTTTTACTAGTTCGGATTGAATCAATCCATCTTTTTCTAATATCGTTAAGTGCTTTCGCACGGCCATATGCGTAATTTGCAGGCAATCTGTAAAATCATTTACCGTTAAAGATCCTTCCTTTTTAAGTAGATGAAGGATTTTATCTTTTGTCGTTTTTTGTTTATTAGTCATTATATACCTCCATTCTATACATTGGAGAGAGAAAATAAGTAAATCAAAGTATAGTGAAATTAATTATACCAGATAGTATAAAATGTTGAAAGCAGTTAATGTACGAGAACTCGCGAGCAGTATTTTTCCTCCATTCTAAAGATAAAATAATTGATTTTTTTCTTTCCTTGGTTTATTGTTTATATATACTTTTTAAACTAATAAGTATAAAAACAAATATTGGAGGAATTACAAATGACTACATATTCATTACCAGCTTTACCATACGAATTTAATGCGTTAGAGCCGCATATCGATCAACAAACAATGGAAATTCATCATGGAAAACATCATCAAACTTATGTGAATAATTTAAATGCAGCTCTAGAAGGACAGGATGCATTACAAGCAAAATCATTAGAGGAGCTATTAAGCAATCTTGATGAAGTGCCAGAACAAATTAGAACTGCTGTTAGAAATAATGGTGGCGGTCATTTAAATCATTCTTTATTCTGGGAAGTGATTGCACCAGCTACAGGTGAAAATGCTCCTTCTGGTGAATTAGCAGAAGCGATTAATAAAGCATTCGGAAGCTTTGATGCATTCAAAGAACAATTTACTGCAGCAGCTACAACTAGATTTGGATCTGGTTGGGCATGGTTAGTTGTTGATCAAGAAGGTAATTTAAAAGTAACAAGCACACCGAACCAAGATAATCCAATTATGGATGGAGAAAAGGCTATCTTAGGATTAGATGTTTGGGAGCATGCTTACTACCTAAATTACCAAAACAGAAGACCTGAGTACATTTCCAATTTCTTCTCTATCATTAATTGGAGCGTAGTTGCAGATAAATTTGCTAATAATAACTGATAAGATGAATGAAGATTAAGTGTTTCATGCTTATCTTTAAGCTTGGAGGATAATATGAAGCTTGTAGGTATTTCTGGTTCATTAGTTGGTTCCAAAACTTCAAAAGCAGTAAATGAAGTTTTAGTAGCAGCTAAGTCACTTGATCCAACTATTCAAGTGGAGTTAATTGATTTAAGAGAATTCGATATTGAATTTGTTAATGGGGCACCCCTGAGCTATTATAACGATGATACAATTAAAGTTGTAAATACAATTTTAGCAAGTGATGCTCTTGTGATAGGAACACCTGTATATCAAGCTTCCATTACTGGTGTATTAAAAAATCTATTTGATCATTTACCAGTTGATGCATTCAAATCAAAAGTAACTGGGATGGTTATCACAGGTGGTACAGATAAACATTTTCTTGTGATGGAATATCAATTGAAGCCAATTCTTACTTATTTTAAAGGATTGGTTACTGTACAAAATGTGTTTGTGCATAATGACTATTTTGATGATGAGAATGAAATTACGGATGAAGATGTTAAAAAGCGAATGGCTAAATTAGCGGAGGAAATTGTTTATTTAAAGCGCTAGTTTAAGCTTATCTA from Niallia sp. FSL W8-0635 carries:
- a CDS encoding methylated-DNA--[protein]-cysteine S-methyltransferase; protein product: MFTIDYHSPIGVIEISGTEKAVHSILFSEKELAENVVDGYTPNVLVTCCEQLDAYFKGIRRDFSFPMELGGTPFQKQVWNALTTIPYAATGSYKDIAYNIGNEKAVRAVGSANGKNKLCIVIPCHRIIGANGTLTGYAGGLWRKEWLLSHEQKFGQTIQ
- a CDS encoding DUF1450 domain-containing protein, with the protein product MGIVVVEICDGSLITEIDLEKIIESKYPEVAVIESSCLSFCGMCAKRPYAIVNGKRIFAKTTEECLRLIMKQIEVELAIFA
- a CDS encoding helix-turn-helix transcriptional regulator, with translation MTNKQKTTKDKILHLLKKEGSLTVNDFTDCLQITHMAVRKHLTILEKDGLIQSELVKQPMGRPIQSFTLAEKAEHFFPKSYEGISIDLLHDVKELYGDDSVQQLFNKREERLTKEYISRMSDKNPSEKMKEMVEIQNEKGYMADLAKVDDQTFEITEYNCPILEVAKEFKVACRCETEMLKNVLGTNTVNRTCCRTEGDNYCKFLVKFVS
- a CDS encoding superoxide dismutase, coding for MTTYSLPALPYEFNALEPHIDQQTMEIHHGKHHQTYVNNLNAALEGQDALQAKSLEELLSNLDEVPEQIRTAVRNNGGGHLNHSLFWEVIAPATGENAPSGELAEAINKAFGSFDAFKEQFTAAATTRFGSGWAWLVVDQEGNLKVTSTPNQDNPIMDGEKAILGLDVWEHAYYLNYQNRRPEYISNFFSIINWSVVADKFANNN
- a CDS encoding NADPH-dependent FMN reductase, translated to MKLVGISGSLVGSKTSKAVNEVLVAAKSLDPTIQVELIDLREFDIEFVNGAPLSYYNDDTIKVVNTILASDALVIGTPVYQASITGVLKNLFDHLPVDAFKSKVTGMVITGGTDKHFLVMEYQLKPILTYFKGLVTVQNVFVHNDYFDDENEITDEDVKKRMAKLAEEIVYLKR